A stretch of Falco rusticolus isolate bFalRus1 chromosome 2, bFalRus1.pri, whole genome shotgun sequence DNA encodes these proteins:
- the HMGB1 gene encoding high mobility group protein B1, with amino-acid sequence MGKGDPKKPRGKMSSYAFFVQTCREEHKKKHPDASVNFSEFSKKCSERWKTMSSKEKGKFEDMAKADKLRYEKEMKNYVPPKGETKKKFKDPNAPKRPPSAFFLFCSEFRPKIKGEHPGLSIGDVAKKLGEMWNNTAADDKQPYEKKAAKLKEKYEKDIAAYRAKGKVDAGKKVVAKAEKSKKKKEEEEDEDEDEEDEEDEEEEEEEDEDDDDDE; translated from the exons ATGGGCAAAGGCGATCCTAAAAAGCCGAGAGGTAAAATGTCTTCATACGCCTTCTTTGTGCAAACCTGCCGGGAGGAGCACAAGAAGAAACATCCAGATGCTTCAGTGAACTTTTCAGAGTTCTCAAAAAAATGCTCAGAACGATGGAAG ACTATGTCTTCTAAGGAGAAAGGGAAGTTTGAAGATATGGCAAAGGCTGACAAGCTTCgttatgaaaaagaaatgaaaaactatGTACCACCTAAGggtgaaacaaaaaagaagttcAAGGATCCAAATGCACCGAAGAGGCCTCC TTCggcttttttcttgttttgctctgAGTTTCGTCCAAAAATCAAAGGAGAACATCCTGGTCTGTCCATTGGGGATGTTGCAAAGAAACTGGGAGAAATGTGGAACAACACCGCTGCAGATGATAAACAGCCTTATGAAAAAAAGGCTGCTAAACTGAAGGAGAAGTATGAAAAG GATATTGCTGCATACCGGGCCAAAGGGAAGGTTGATGCAGGCAAAAAAGTAGTTGCCAAGGCCGAGAAGagcaagaagaagaaggaggaggaggaagatgaggatgaagatgaagaggatgaagaggatgaagaagaggaagaggaggaggatgaagatgatgatgatgatgaataA